From a single Desulfosalsimonas propionicica genomic region:
- a CDS encoding NAD(P)/FAD-dependent oxidoreductase, which translates to MNYVIIGNGVAGVTAAEAIRQIDARGQITMISDETHPPYCRPMISNLLEGAVDVSRLPIRGPDFYDRLSITPALGSRVTALDITAHTVATKDGGTHAYDQLLIAAGADPRPLDAQGLDLGGIFFMRNIAQVQEMITALADTRHALVLGGGLVGFKAAYSLLKRNIAVTMLIRSGYPLSMQVDETAGEMIQQVLCDHGLTVRTGISVTAFEGGGRVQTAHLSDGSQIPCDMAIIGKGVFPAHGFVPTDRIDTDAGILVDDHMATSAPGIYAAGDVAEHIDIARQKRWVNAIWPEAAAQGRVAGFNMAGQNLAYRGSLSRNVIRMFDTDVMTAGRVSPRDTDETCRFFSAADHRRQTYRKLVFEDQILVGFVMINQIEQGGVLASLIQSRTPVKISAHHLLDPGFNVSRLFDR; encoded by the coding sequence ATGAATTACGTGATTATCGGAAACGGTGTTGCCGGCGTCACCGCCGCAGAAGCCATCCGGCAGATCGATGCCCGCGGCCAAATCACCATGATCTCAGACGAAACCCATCCCCCTTACTGCCGTCCCATGATCAGCAACCTTCTGGAAGGGGCCGTGGATGTTTCCCGGCTGCCCATCCGGGGGCCGGACTTTTACGACCGGCTTTCCATCACGCCCGCGCTCGGCAGCCGCGTGACAGCCCTGGATATCACCGCCCACACCGTGGCCACAAAAGACGGCGGGACTCACGCATATGACCAACTGCTGATCGCCGCCGGCGCCGATCCCCGGCCTCTTGACGCGCAGGGCCTGGACTTGGGAGGCATTTTTTTCATGCGCAATATCGCCCAGGTACAGGAAATGATCACCGCCCTGGCCGATACCCGTCATGCTTTGGTGCTCGGCGGCGGACTCGTGGGATTCAAGGCCGCCTACAGCCTGCTGAAGCGAAATATTGCCGTGACCATGCTGATCCGCTCCGGCTATCCCCTTTCCATGCAGGTGGATGAAACCGCCGGGGAAATGATCCAGCAGGTGCTCTGTGACCACGGACTGACCGTGCGCACGGGAATTTCGGTCACCGCCTTTGAGGGTGGCGGCCGGGTGCAAACCGCACATCTGTCCGACGGCAGCCAGATCCCGTGCGACATGGCCATTATCGGAAAAGGGGTGTTTCCGGCCCACGGGTTTGTTCCCACAGACCGCATTGATACGGATGCGGGCATCCTGGTCGACGATCACATGGCCACAAGCGCACCCGGTATATATGCCGCAGGGGATGTGGCCGAGCACATCGATATTGCACGCCAGAAACGGTGGGTCAACGCCATCTGGCCCGAAGCCGCGGCCCAGGGCCGGGTGGCGGGATTCAACATGGCCGGCCAGAACCTTGCTTACCGCGGTAGCCTTTCCAGAAACGTGATCCGCATGTTTGACACCGATGTGATGACAGCCGGCCGGGTCAGCCCCAGGGACACAGACGAAACCTGCCGGTTTTTCTCCGCCGCTGACCACAGGCGCCAAACCTATCGCAAGCTTGTGTTCGAAGATCAAATCCTGGTGGGATTTGTCATGATCAATCAAATCGAACAGGGAGGGGTGCTCGCATCCCTGATCCAGAGCCGCACGCCCGTGAAAATATCTGCACATCACCTGCTGGACCCGGGCTTTAACGTCAGCCGGCTTTTTGACCGGTAA
- a CDS encoding branched-chain amino acid aminotransferase: MEISIQKAGSLKDLPDESELAFGTLFTDHMFNMDYDLDNGWHNPRIEPYGPITIDPSTMVLHYGQSIFEGLKAFKTPEGEIQLFRPEQNFTRFNQSAHRMCIPAFDEEFALRALKELLKIEKRWVPSAPGTSLYIRPTIIAMDPFLGVRASYTYRFFIILSPVGAYYKEGFNPVKIWVTEKYVRAVPGGVGEVKTAGNYAASLYAGEEAHHKGYTQVLWLDGVERKYVEEVGSMNIFFVIDDEIITPALSGSILSGITRDSVIEMAEKWGHPVTQRRISIDEVVEAHKAGKLQECFGSGTAAVISPVGQIKYKDKTLAIGDGKVGSWARKFFDAITDIQYGRTQDTEGWVHKVD, encoded by the coding sequence ATGGAAATCAGCATCCAGAAAGCCGGGTCCCTAAAGGACCTGCCAGACGAATCCGAACTGGCTTTCGGCACCCTTTTTACAGACCACATGTTCAACATGGACTATGATTTGGACAACGGCTGGCACAACCCACGCATCGAGCCCTACGGACCCATTACCATAGACCCCTCCACCATGGTGCTCCACTACGGCCAGTCCATCTTCGAGGGGTTAAAGGCCTTTAAGACCCCGGAAGGCGAAATCCAGCTTTTCCGCCCGGAGCAGAATTTCACCCGGTTTAACCAGTCCGCCCATCGCATGTGCATTCCGGCCTTTGATGAAGAATTTGCCCTTAGAGCATTAAAAGAGCTGCTCAAAATTGAAAAGCGCTGGGTGCCCTCGGCCCCGGGCACGTCTTTGTATATCCGGCCCACCATCATTGCCATGGATCCGTTTCTGGGTGTGCGGGCCTCCTACACCTACCGGTTTTTCATCATCCTGAGCCCGGTGGGGGCCTATTACAAGGAAGGATTCAACCCGGTAAAAATCTGGGTGACAGAAAAATATGTCCGGGCCGTGCCCGGCGGCGTGGGCGAGGTGAAAACCGCCGGCAATTACGCGGCCAGCCTGTATGCCGGAGAAGAGGCCCACCACAAGGGCTATACCCAGGTGCTGTGGCTAGACGGAGTGGAGCGCAAATACGTGGAGGAAGTGGGCTCCATGAACATCTTTTTTGTCATTGACGATGAAATCATCACACCCGCGCTTTCCGGCAGCATTTTATCTGGCATCACCCGGGATTCGGTCATTGAAATGGCCGAAAAATGGGGGCATCCGGTCACCCAGCGGCGCATCTCCATCGATGAGGTGGTCGAAGCCCATAAGGCCGGCAAACTCCAGGAATGCTTCGGTTCGGGCACGGCAGCGGTGATCTCGCCGGTGGGCCAGATCAAATACAAGGACAAGACCCTTGCCATTGGCGACGGAAAAGTGGGTTCCTGGGCCCGGAAATTTTTCGACGCCATCACCGACATCCAGTACGGCCGCACACAGGATACCGAGGGCTGGGTCCATAAAGTGGATTAA
- a CDS encoding 4Fe-4S dicluster domain-containing protein, with the protein MKQVIVHPERCVGCMQCMLACAAAHSKTGALISAISESPRPKPRIHVGAGLYDEGFPNRCRHCNPAPCQMACLPGAIYRQTTTNTVLINPDVCINCASCAMACPYGVIRYHADPLGPAGKTIAVKCDNCIARQHKGLIPACVEVCKVGALTFEEMDAAMKKKTDQVARSMSAEAIAADHAPGFSLLNTIKRAQKEINLSR; encoded by the coding sequence ATGAAACAGGTCATTGTTCATCCCGAACGCTGCGTGGGATGCATGCAGTGCATGCTCGCCTGCGCGGCCGCTCATTCGAAAACCGGCGCCCTGATTTCAGCCATTTCCGAATCGCCCCGGCCCAAACCCAGGATTCACGTGGGTGCAGGCCTCTATGACGAGGGATTTCCCAACCGATGCCGGCATTGTAATCCCGCCCCGTGCCAGATGGCCTGCCTGCCCGGGGCCATTTACCGGCAGACCACAACCAACACCGTGCTCATCAATCCGGACGTGTGCATCAACTGCGCATCGTGTGCCATGGCATGTCCCTACGGGGTGATCCGGTACCACGCCGATCCCCTGGGGCCTGCTGGCAAAACCATTGCCGTGAAATGCGACAACTGCATTGCCCGCCAGCACAAGGGCCTGATTCCGGCCTGCGTGGAGGTTTGCAAGGTCGGGGCGCTGACATTTGAGGAAATGGATGCGGCCATGAAGAAAAAAACCGACCAGGTGGCCCGCAGCATGAGCGCAGAAGCCATTGCGGCTGACCACGCCCCGGGTTTTTCGCTGCTAAACACAATCAAAAGGGCCCAAAAAGAAATCAACCTGTCAAGATAA
- a CDS encoding Hsp20/alpha crystallin family protein yields the protein MALVRWNPWTTLPTLQDRINRLFEDAVPATESREDVGLFEWRPMVDTYEKDDAIMIKAELPGVKKDDISIDVNNGVLSIKGERSHEDDVNEENYYRRERFYGKFQRAFTLPDNADADKIEAGFKDGVLEVKVPKTEQSKGKKVEIK from the coding sequence ATGGCACTGGTACGGTGGAATCCCTGGACCACGCTGCCCACTTTGCAGGATCGGATCAACCGGCTGTTTGAGGATGCGGTTCCGGCAACCGAAAGCAGGGAGGATGTCGGCCTGTTTGAATGGCGGCCCATGGTGGATACCTATGAAAAGGATGACGCCATTATGATCAAGGCCGAGCTTCCCGGCGTGAAAAAGGACGATATATCTATTGATGTCAACAATGGCGTGCTTTCCATCAAAGGAGAGCGCAGCCATGAAGACGATGTCAACGAGGAGAACTATTACCGCCGGGAGCGGTTTTACGGCAAGTTCCAGCGCGCTTTCACGCTGCCCGATAACGCGGATGCCGACAAGATCGAAGCCGGGTTCAAAGACGGGGTACTTGAGGTGAAAGTGCCCAAGACCGAGCAAAGCAAGGGCAAAAAGGTTGAGATCAAGTAA